The genomic stretch GCGGATCGCGCGAGACGACGATCTCCTCGCCGGGCACGGTCAGGCGGATGCGAACATGATACAGATTGCCTTTCCGATGATGCCGGTGGGGAGCCTCCACCACGACCTGACACGACTCGATCTTGTCGAAGAAGGTCTCGAGCTTGTTGGCCCTTTCCTGGACGGCTCGCTCGAGAGCCTCCGTCAGGTCGAATCCACGACAGGTAATCTGAACTGGATGTTCCACGAGATCCTTGCTTTCCTTCGCCA from Vicinamibacteria bacterium encodes the following:
- a CDS encoding HPF/RaiA family ribosome-associated protein produces the protein MEHPVQITCRGFDLTEALERAVQERANKLETFFDKIESCQVVVEAPHRHHRKGNLYHVRIRLTVPGEEIVVSRDPPEHAENEDIHLVINDAFKETTRRLEDYVRRRRGKVKQHVGSPHARVARLFPEEGYGFLETADG